The Chanos chanos chromosome 16, fChaCha1.1, whole genome shotgun sequence genome has a window encoding:
- the LOC115829421 gene encoding olfactory receptor 52N4-like yields the protein MENKTEMTMFHNNILFIEGLIVTEQTLYPGFILFLLAYVFIMVSNIGLLVLITMEKALHEPMYILLCNLPVNDALGASVMIPRLLYDVVKPASERYITFSECVIQAYGTHVFGTTSHTVLMIMAYDRYVAICNPLRYPTIMTNKMIIKLTVFAWGVAFVLVGILLGLTVRLSHCRSAIENPSCDNPSLFKLSCEDLLINQIYGLAFTAVLWAFSVGSIALTYVRIAEVCLRSKNSALNSKAVTTCSTHLLVYIIVLTSACFAIVLHRFPDYTFYRKMATIMFHVIPTGLNPVIYGLQTKEIKHKILNIFSQNK from the coding sequence atggaaaacaaaacagagatgacAATGTTTCACAATAACATCTTGTTTATTGAGGGATTGATAGTTACGGAACAAACCCTCTATCCAGGCTTTATCCTTTTTCTCCTAGCCTATGTCTTCATCATGGTGTCTAATATTGGACTGCTTGTCCTCATCACTATGGAGAAGGCCCTTCATGAGCCTATGTATATTCTACTGTGTAATCTCCCAGTAAACGATGCACTGGGTGCCTCAGTCATGATACCTCGTTTGCTTTATGATGTTGTCAAGCCAGCATCCGAGAGATACATCACCTTCTCCGAATGTGTAATTCAAGCGTATGGAACCCACGTGTTTGGGACAACCTCTCACACTGTGCTGATGATCATGGCCTATGACAGATATGTGGCCATATGTAACCCTTTAAGATATCCCACTATTATGACCAACAAAATGATTATTAAACTGACTGTATTTGCCTGGGGAGTGGCATTTGTTTTGGTGGGAATTCTGTTGGGCCTTACCGTTCGACTCTCCCACTGTAGATCAGCCATTGAAAATCCCAGTTGTGATAACCCATCTCTGTTTAAGCTGTCTTGTGAGGATCTGTTAATTAACCAGATATATGGCTTAGCTTTTACTGCGGTGCTGTGGGCTTTCTCAGTGGGCAGCATCGCTCTCACGTATGTAAGAATAGCTGAGGTGTGTTTGCGCAGCAAGAACAGTGCTTTGAACAGTAAAGCTGTGACAACATGCAGTACTCATTTGCTTGTGTACATTATCGTCCTAACCTCCGCCTGCTTTGCTATCGTATTGCACCGTTTCCCTGACTACACATTCTACAGGAAGATGGCTACCATCATGTTTCATGTTATTCCAACTGGTTTGAACCCTGTTATCTACGGcctacaaacaaaagaaataaaacataaaattctGAACATATTTAGTCAAAACAAGTGA